TTGTTGGAATCTACATACGAAGAATGTTTATGTTATGAGTTATCAATCTTAGGGTTACATTTTAAAAGGCAGGTTGAATTACCTGTAAGATACAAAGGAGTTAGATTAGATTGTGGCTATCGGTTAGATTTGCTTGTTGAAGAAGAAGTTGTTGTAGAATTAAAAACTGTAGAGCAATTACTTCCAATTCATGAGGCACAGCTTTTAACCTACTTAAAAATGATAAATAAAAGGGTAGGTTTGTTAATCAATTTTAATGTTCCTGTCCTTAAGGATGGGATTAAGCGTATCGTAAATAAATTTTAATTTTCTTCTCTGCGTCTCTGTGTCTGTTATGTAAAGTGTCAAGCTTTTTTTTATTTTTTTACTTAAGAAAAGACTCTACGACTTATCTCTATAACTCTACA
This genomic window from bacterium contains:
- a CDS encoding GxxExxY protein, which encodes MEINQITEKIIGAAIEIHKTLGAGLLESTYEECLCYELSILGLHFKRQVELPVRYKGVRLDCGYRLDLLVEEEVVVELKTVEQLLPIHEAQLLTYLKMINKRVGLLINFNVPVLKDGIKRIVNKF